A window of Rhododendron vialii isolate Sample 1 chromosome 11a, ASM3025357v1 contains these coding sequences:
- the LOC131307453 gene encoding topless-related protein 3 isoform X2, translating to MSSLSRELVFLILQFLEEEKFKESVHRLEQESGFFFNMKYFEEKVQAGEWDEVEKYLSGFTKVDDNRYSMKIFFEIRKQKYLEALDRQDKAKAVEILVNDLKVFSTFNEELYKEITQLLTLTNFRENEQLSKYGDTKTARSIMLIELKKLIEANPLFREKLVFPTLKSSRLRTLINQSLNWQHQLCKNPRPNPDIKTLFTDHTCTPPNGALAPTPVTLPAAAVAKPTAYTPLGAHGPFPPAAATANANALAGWMANAAASSSVQAAVVTASSLPVPPNQVSILKRPITPPATLGMVDYQSTDHEQLMKRLRPAQSVEEVTYPTLRQHTSWSLDDLPRTVACTMHQGSAVTSMDFHPSHHTMLLVGSASGEISLWEVGMREKLVTKPFKIWDMATCSLQFQASIGKDAPPAVTRVTWSSEGNYMGAAFTKHLVHLYAYNGPNDIHQFREIDAHTGQVNDLAFAHPNKHLCVVTCGDDKMIKVWDLAGRRLFNFEGHEAPVYSICPHQKENIQFIFSTAIDGKIKAWLYDNMGSRVDYDAPGHWCTTMLYSADGSRLFSCGTSKDGDSFLVEWNESEGAIKRTYSGFRKKSGGVVQFDTTQNHFLAVGEDSQIKFWDMDTINVLTSTDAEGGLPSLPRLRFNKEGNLLAVTTADNGIKILATAAGFRSLRSVESSSFEALRSPIEPAAIKVSGSSSVANLSPVNPKVERSSPVRPSPVHNGVDPMARSMEKPRTLDDVTDKAKPWQLAEIVDPTQCRLVAMPDSTDGAHKVARLLYTNSGVGVLALGCNGIQKLWKWGRSENNPSGKATANVVPQQWQPTSGLVMTNDVTGVNLEEAVPCIALSKNDSYVMSACGGKVSLFNMMTFKVMTTFMPPPPASTFLAFHPQDNNIIAIGMEDSTIHIYNVRVDEVKSKLKGHQKRITGLAFSTNLNILVSSGADAQLCIWSIDTWEKRKSVPIQLPAGKAPNGDTRVQFHSDQIRLLVSHETQLAIYDASKMDRIRQWVPQDVLPAPISYAAYSCNSQLVYTSFCDGNIGVFDADSLRLRCRIAPSVYLTPALLSGSQAVYPLVVAAHPQEPNQFAVGLTDGSVKVMEPPESEGKWGVSPPVDNGMLNGRTASSSNTSNHTPDQVQR from the exons ATGTCCTCCCTGAGCAGAGAATTGGTGTTCCTCATACTCCAGTTCCTGGAGGAGGAGAAATTTAAGGAGTCTGTGCACAG GCTTGAACAAGAGTCAGGGTTTTTCTTTAATATGAAATACTTTGAGGAGAAAGTACAAGCTGGTGAATGGGACGAAGTTGAGAAGTACCTTTCCGGGTTTACTAAGGTTGATGATAACAGATACTCCATGAAGATATTCTTTGAAATCAGGAAGCAGAAGTATCTTGAAGCTCTTGATCG CCAAGACAAGGCAAAGGCCGTGGAGATATTAGTGAATGATTTGAAGGTGTTCTCGACATTCAATGAAGAATTATATAAGGAAATCACTCAGCTTTTAACACTTACCAATTTCAG GGAAAATGAGCAGCTATCCAAATATGGTGACACCAAAACAGCTCGTAGCATAATGTTGATAGAGCTTAAAAAACTTATAGAGGCAAATCCCCTATTCCGCGAAAAGCTTGTTTTCCCTACTTTGAAGTCATCAAGATTGCGGACTCTGATCAATCAAAG TCTGAACTGGCAGCATCAACTGTGTAAGAATCCAAGGCCAAACCCAGACATAAAGACTTTATTCACAGACCATACCTGCACTCCTCCAAATGGGGCTCTTGCACCTACTCCTGTCACTCTTCCGGCTGCTGCAGTTGCAAAGCCTACTGCTTATACACCGCTTGGAGCTCATGGT CCCTTTCCACCTGCTGCAGCAACTGCTAATGCTAATGCATTGGCTGGTTGGATGGCAAATGCTGCTGCTTCTTCATCTGTTCAAGCAGCTGTTGTTACTGCATCCTCCTTACCTGTTCCACCAAATCAAG TGTCAATTTTGAAACGTCCAATAACACCACCAGCCACTCTGGGCATGGTTGATTACCAGAGCACTGATCATGAACAATTGATGAAACGTTTGCGGCCAGCTCAATCCGTTGAAGAG gTGACGTACCCGACGCTTCGTCAACATACCAGTTGGTCCCTAGATGACTTGCCGAGAACAGTAGCTTGTACCATGCATCAAGGATCTGCTGTCACTAGCATGGATTTTCATCCTTCTCATCACACAATGCTTCTTG TTGGTTCTGCTAGTGGTGAAATATCACTTTGGGAAGTTGGGATGCGAGAGAAATTGGTTACAAAACCATTCAAAATATGGGACATGGCCACTTGTTCATTGCAGTTTCAG GCTTCCATTGGCAAAGACGCACCACCAGCTGTTACCCGTGTTACATGGAGCTCAGAGGGAAACTATATGG GGGCTGCCTTTACGAAGCATTTGGTCCATTTGTATGCCTACAATGGTCCAAATGATATACACCAGTTCAGAGAG ATTGACGCTCATACTGGTCAAGTGAATGACTTGGCTTTTGCTCATCCAAACAAACATTTGTGTGTAGTAACTTGTGGAGATGATAAGATGATAAAG GTTTGGGATTTAGCTGGGCGAAGGCTATTTAACTTTGAAGGGCATGAAGCACCTGTGTACTCTATATGTCCGCATCAGAAAGAGAATATTCAG TTTATATTCTCCACTGCTATTGATGGGAAAATTAAGGCCTGGCTGTATGACAATATGGGATCTAGAGTTGACTATGATGCTCCTGGGCACTGGTGTACGACTATGCTTTATAGTGCTGACGGCAGTAG ATTATTCTCTTGTGGGACAAGTAAGGATGGGGACTCTTTTCTGGTTGAATGGAATGAAAGTGAAGGAGCAATAAAGAGGACATACTCTGGGTTCAGAAAGAAATCAGGTGGTGTTGTGCAGTTTGACACAACTCAAAACCACTTTTTGGCTGTCGGTGAAGATAGCCAGATAAAGTTTTGGGATATGGACACTATCAACGTCCTGACCAGCACGGATGCAGAGGGTGGGCTTCCG AGTCTTCCTCGCTTGAGATTCAACAAGGAAGGGAATCTTCTTGCTGTTACTACAGCAGATAATGGAATAAAGATACTTGCTACAGCTGCCGGTTTTAGATCGTTGAGATCCGTTGAATCCTCGTCCTTCGAAGCACTAAGATCACCCATAGAACCTGCTGCAATTAAG GTTTCTGGCTCTTCTTCTGTGGCGAATCTCAGTCCAGTCAATCCTAAAGTGGAAAGAAGCTCTCCGGTCAGGCCTTCGCCTGTTCAT AATGGAGTTGATCCTATGGCTAGAAGCATGGAAAAGCCGAGAACTTTGGATGATGTTACTGATAAAGCCAAACCCTGGCAATTGGCCGAAATTGTCGATCCTACTCAGTGCCGGCTGGTTGCTATGCCAGACAGCACAGATGGAGCCCACAAG GTTGCTCGACTACTCTATACGAATTCTGGTGTTGGTGTCTTAGCACTTGGCTGTAATGGTATTCAGAAGCTGTGGAAGTGGGGTCGCAGTGAAAACAATCCAAGTGGGAAG GCCACTGCCAATGTTGTTCCACAGCAGTGGCAACCAACCAGTGGTCTTGTTATGACAAATGATGTGACAGGTGTCAACCTCGAGGAAGCTGTGCCCTGCATAGCACTCTCAAAGAATGACTCTTATGTAATGTCTGCTTGTGGTGGAAAGGTTTCATTATTCAACATGATGACATTCAAG gtaatgactacgtttatgcCACCTCCCCCAGCTTCAACATTCCTGGCATTTCATCCTCAAGACAATAACATCATAGCCATTGGAATGGAAGATTCCACCATCCACATATACAATGTTAGGGTGGATGAG GTAAAATCCAAACTGAAAGGTCACCAAAAGCGCATAACTGGCTTAGCTTTTTCCACCAATCTTAACATATTGGTTTCATCAGGAGCTGATGCTCAG CTCTGTATTTGGAGCATAGATACATGGGAGAAGAGAAAATCAGTTCCAATACAACTGCCAGCTGGCAAGGCTCCTAATGGCGACACAAGAGTGCAGTTCCACTCTGATCAAATTCGTTTGTTGGTATCCCATGAAACACAGTTAGCAATATATGATGCCTCCAAGATGGATCGTATTCGTCAG TGGGTTCCACAAGATGTCCTTCCTGCGCCTATTTCCTATGCAGCATACTCCTGCAACAGTCAACTAGTTTATACTTCCTTTTGTGATGGAAATATTGGAGTGTTTGATGCAGATAGCTTGAGGCTTAGATGCCGTATTGCCCCATCCGTATACTTGACCCCAGCATTGTTAAGTGG AAGCCAAGCTGTGTATCCCCTTGTCGTTGCAGCACATCCGCAGGAGCCCAACCAGTTTGCCGTTGGGTTGACAGATGGGTCTGTTAAAGTTATGGAACCCCCAGAATCAGAGGGCAAGTGGGGCGTATCTCCACCTGTTGATAATGGGATGCTAAATGGTAGGACAGCGTCGTCTTCCAACACAAGCAACCACACACCTGATCAGGTTCAAAGATGA
- the LOC131307453 gene encoding topless-related protein 3 isoform X1, whose protein sequence is MSSLSRELVFLILQFLEEEKFKESVHRLEQESGFFFNMKYFEEKVQAGEWDEVEKYLSGFTKVDDNRYSMKIFFEIRKQKYLEALDRQDKAKAVEILVNDLKVFSTFNEELYKEITQLLTLTNFRENEQLSKYGDTKTARSIMLIELKKLIEANPLFREKLVFPTLKSSRLRTLINQSLNWQHQLCKNPRPNPDIKTLFTDHTCTPPNGALAPTPVTLPAAAVAKPTAYTPLGAHGPFPPAAATANANALAGWMANAAASSSVQAAVVTASSLPVPPNQAVSILKRPITPPATLGMVDYQSTDHEQLMKRLRPAQSVEEVTYPTLRQHTSWSLDDLPRTVACTMHQGSAVTSMDFHPSHHTMLLVGSASGEISLWEVGMREKLVTKPFKIWDMATCSLQFQASIGKDAPPAVTRVTWSSEGNYMGAAFTKHLVHLYAYNGPNDIHQFREIDAHTGQVNDLAFAHPNKHLCVVTCGDDKMIKVWDLAGRRLFNFEGHEAPVYSICPHQKENIQFIFSTAIDGKIKAWLYDNMGSRVDYDAPGHWCTTMLYSADGSRLFSCGTSKDGDSFLVEWNESEGAIKRTYSGFRKKSGGVVQFDTTQNHFLAVGEDSQIKFWDMDTINVLTSTDAEGGLPSLPRLRFNKEGNLLAVTTADNGIKILATAAGFRSLRSVESSSFEALRSPIEPAAIKVSGSSSVANLSPVNPKVERSSPVRPSPVHNGVDPMARSMEKPRTLDDVTDKAKPWQLAEIVDPTQCRLVAMPDSTDGAHKVARLLYTNSGVGVLALGCNGIQKLWKWGRSENNPSGKATANVVPQQWQPTSGLVMTNDVTGVNLEEAVPCIALSKNDSYVMSACGGKVSLFNMMTFKVMTTFMPPPPASTFLAFHPQDNNIIAIGMEDSTIHIYNVRVDEVKSKLKGHQKRITGLAFSTNLNILVSSGADAQLCIWSIDTWEKRKSVPIQLPAGKAPNGDTRVQFHSDQIRLLVSHETQLAIYDASKMDRIRQWVPQDVLPAPISYAAYSCNSQLVYTSFCDGNIGVFDADSLRLRCRIAPSVYLTPALLSGSQAVYPLVVAAHPQEPNQFAVGLTDGSVKVMEPPESEGKWGVSPPVDNGMLNGRTASSSNTSNHTPDQVQR, encoded by the exons ATGTCCTCCCTGAGCAGAGAATTGGTGTTCCTCATACTCCAGTTCCTGGAGGAGGAGAAATTTAAGGAGTCTGTGCACAG GCTTGAACAAGAGTCAGGGTTTTTCTTTAATATGAAATACTTTGAGGAGAAAGTACAAGCTGGTGAATGGGACGAAGTTGAGAAGTACCTTTCCGGGTTTACTAAGGTTGATGATAACAGATACTCCATGAAGATATTCTTTGAAATCAGGAAGCAGAAGTATCTTGAAGCTCTTGATCG CCAAGACAAGGCAAAGGCCGTGGAGATATTAGTGAATGATTTGAAGGTGTTCTCGACATTCAATGAAGAATTATATAAGGAAATCACTCAGCTTTTAACACTTACCAATTTCAG GGAAAATGAGCAGCTATCCAAATATGGTGACACCAAAACAGCTCGTAGCATAATGTTGATAGAGCTTAAAAAACTTATAGAGGCAAATCCCCTATTCCGCGAAAAGCTTGTTTTCCCTACTTTGAAGTCATCAAGATTGCGGACTCTGATCAATCAAAG TCTGAACTGGCAGCATCAACTGTGTAAGAATCCAAGGCCAAACCCAGACATAAAGACTTTATTCACAGACCATACCTGCACTCCTCCAAATGGGGCTCTTGCACCTACTCCTGTCACTCTTCCGGCTGCTGCAGTTGCAAAGCCTACTGCTTATACACCGCTTGGAGCTCATGGT CCCTTTCCACCTGCTGCAGCAACTGCTAATGCTAATGCATTGGCTGGTTGGATGGCAAATGCTGCTGCTTCTTCATCTGTTCAAGCAGCTGTTGTTACTGCATCCTCCTTACCTGTTCCACCAAATCAA GCAGTGTCAATTTTGAAACGTCCAATAACACCACCAGCCACTCTGGGCATGGTTGATTACCAGAGCACTGATCATGAACAATTGATGAAACGTTTGCGGCCAGCTCAATCCGTTGAAGAG gTGACGTACCCGACGCTTCGTCAACATACCAGTTGGTCCCTAGATGACTTGCCGAGAACAGTAGCTTGTACCATGCATCAAGGATCTGCTGTCACTAGCATGGATTTTCATCCTTCTCATCACACAATGCTTCTTG TTGGTTCTGCTAGTGGTGAAATATCACTTTGGGAAGTTGGGATGCGAGAGAAATTGGTTACAAAACCATTCAAAATATGGGACATGGCCACTTGTTCATTGCAGTTTCAG GCTTCCATTGGCAAAGACGCACCACCAGCTGTTACCCGTGTTACATGGAGCTCAGAGGGAAACTATATGG GGGCTGCCTTTACGAAGCATTTGGTCCATTTGTATGCCTACAATGGTCCAAATGATATACACCAGTTCAGAGAG ATTGACGCTCATACTGGTCAAGTGAATGACTTGGCTTTTGCTCATCCAAACAAACATTTGTGTGTAGTAACTTGTGGAGATGATAAGATGATAAAG GTTTGGGATTTAGCTGGGCGAAGGCTATTTAACTTTGAAGGGCATGAAGCACCTGTGTACTCTATATGTCCGCATCAGAAAGAGAATATTCAG TTTATATTCTCCACTGCTATTGATGGGAAAATTAAGGCCTGGCTGTATGACAATATGGGATCTAGAGTTGACTATGATGCTCCTGGGCACTGGTGTACGACTATGCTTTATAGTGCTGACGGCAGTAG ATTATTCTCTTGTGGGACAAGTAAGGATGGGGACTCTTTTCTGGTTGAATGGAATGAAAGTGAAGGAGCAATAAAGAGGACATACTCTGGGTTCAGAAAGAAATCAGGTGGTGTTGTGCAGTTTGACACAACTCAAAACCACTTTTTGGCTGTCGGTGAAGATAGCCAGATAAAGTTTTGGGATATGGACACTATCAACGTCCTGACCAGCACGGATGCAGAGGGTGGGCTTCCG AGTCTTCCTCGCTTGAGATTCAACAAGGAAGGGAATCTTCTTGCTGTTACTACAGCAGATAATGGAATAAAGATACTTGCTACAGCTGCCGGTTTTAGATCGTTGAGATCCGTTGAATCCTCGTCCTTCGAAGCACTAAGATCACCCATAGAACCTGCTGCAATTAAG GTTTCTGGCTCTTCTTCTGTGGCGAATCTCAGTCCAGTCAATCCTAAAGTGGAAAGAAGCTCTCCGGTCAGGCCTTCGCCTGTTCAT AATGGAGTTGATCCTATGGCTAGAAGCATGGAAAAGCCGAGAACTTTGGATGATGTTACTGATAAAGCCAAACCCTGGCAATTGGCCGAAATTGTCGATCCTACTCAGTGCCGGCTGGTTGCTATGCCAGACAGCACAGATGGAGCCCACAAG GTTGCTCGACTACTCTATACGAATTCTGGTGTTGGTGTCTTAGCACTTGGCTGTAATGGTATTCAGAAGCTGTGGAAGTGGGGTCGCAGTGAAAACAATCCAAGTGGGAAG GCCACTGCCAATGTTGTTCCACAGCAGTGGCAACCAACCAGTGGTCTTGTTATGACAAATGATGTGACAGGTGTCAACCTCGAGGAAGCTGTGCCCTGCATAGCACTCTCAAAGAATGACTCTTATGTAATGTCTGCTTGTGGTGGAAAGGTTTCATTATTCAACATGATGACATTCAAG gtaatgactacgtttatgcCACCTCCCCCAGCTTCAACATTCCTGGCATTTCATCCTCAAGACAATAACATCATAGCCATTGGAATGGAAGATTCCACCATCCACATATACAATGTTAGGGTGGATGAG GTAAAATCCAAACTGAAAGGTCACCAAAAGCGCATAACTGGCTTAGCTTTTTCCACCAATCTTAACATATTGGTTTCATCAGGAGCTGATGCTCAG CTCTGTATTTGGAGCATAGATACATGGGAGAAGAGAAAATCAGTTCCAATACAACTGCCAGCTGGCAAGGCTCCTAATGGCGACACAAGAGTGCAGTTCCACTCTGATCAAATTCGTTTGTTGGTATCCCATGAAACACAGTTAGCAATATATGATGCCTCCAAGATGGATCGTATTCGTCAG TGGGTTCCACAAGATGTCCTTCCTGCGCCTATTTCCTATGCAGCATACTCCTGCAACAGTCAACTAGTTTATACTTCCTTTTGTGATGGAAATATTGGAGTGTTTGATGCAGATAGCTTGAGGCTTAGATGCCGTATTGCCCCATCCGTATACTTGACCCCAGCATTGTTAAGTGG AAGCCAAGCTGTGTATCCCCTTGTCGTTGCAGCACATCCGCAGGAGCCCAACCAGTTTGCCGTTGGGTTGACAGATGGGTCTGTTAAAGTTATGGAACCCCCAGAATCAGAGGGCAAGTGGGGCGTATCTCCACCTGTTGATAATGGGATGCTAAATGGTAGGACAGCGTCGTCTTCCAACACAAGCAACCACACACCTGATCAGGTTCAAAGATGA
- the LOC131307577 gene encoding pre-mRNA-splicing factor 38, whose product MANRTDPAAKSIRGTNPQNLVEKILRSKIYQNTYWKEQCFGLTAETLVDKAMELDHLGGTFGGNRKPTPFMCLVMKMLQIQPEKDIVVEFIKNEDYKYVRVLGAFYLRLTGMDIDVYRYLEPLYNDYRKLRRKSADGQFSLTHVDEVIDELLTKDYSCDIAMPRIKKRWTLESIGSLDPRKSALEDDFEEEEEKEEEEEHNAELENGTHEKDYYRGRSPTRERDRDRKRDSHRYRDRDYERDRDYDRERGRGRDRDRERDRDRDRDRDRDRDRDGHRLRDEKDHGREREKIREWEGRERDRRDRDRGRRRSHSRSRSWSRDRKDRDGEHRKRHARSSASPKRHENGTENGPRKKKEKKEKKDDGTDHPDPEIAEANRIRASLGMKPLRP is encoded by the exons ATGGCGAACCGTACGGACCCCGCAGCCAAGAGCATAAGGGGAACGAATCCTCAAAACCTAGTGGAGAAGATTCTCAGGTCCAAGATATACCAGAACACCTACTGGAAGGAGCAGTGCTTCGGCCTCACGGCGGAGACGTTGGTCGACAAGGCCATGGAGCTCGACCACCTCGGCGGCACCTTCGGCGGCAACCGCAAGCCCACCCCATTCATGTGCCTTGTCATGAAGATGCTCCAGATCCAGCCCGAGAAGGACATCGTCGTCGAATTCATTAAGAACGAGGATTACAA GTATGTACGGGTACTTGGAGCATTTTATTTACGCCTTACAGGGATGGATATTGATGTGTACCGATACTTGGAACCGTTGTACAATGACTATCGGAAATTGAGGCGCAAATCAGCTGATGGGC AGTTCTCTTTGACACATGTGGATGAGGTTATCGATGAGCTCCTGACAAAAGATTATTCATGTGATATTGCTATGCCGCGTATAAAGAAAAG ATGGACTCTTGAATCCATTGGTTCACTGGACCCTAGAAAAAGTGCTTTGGAAGATGATtttgaggaggaggaagaaaaagaagaggaagaggaacaCAATGCTGAATTAGAAAATGGAACTCATGAAAAG GATTACTACCGCGGGCGAAGTCCCACAAGGGAAAGAGATAGGGACCGTAAACGTGACAGTCACAGATATAG GGATCGCGACTATGAGAGGGACCGTGATTATGACAGGGAACGCGGAAGAGGACGGGACAGAGATAGGGAGAGAGACAGGGATAGGGATAGGGATAGGGACAGGGACAGGGACAGGGACGGCCATCGCCTTAGAGATGAAAAGGACCATggccgtgagagagagaaaataagggAGTGGGAAGGTAGGGAACGGGATAGGCGAGACAGGGATCGTGGCAGGCGGAGGAGCCATTCGAGGAGCCGAAGTTGGAGTAGAGACCGCAAGGATCGTGACGGAGAGCATCGCAAGAGGCATGCCCGTAGCAGTGCCAGCCCTAAAAGACACGAGAATGGGACGGAGAATGGAccgaggaagaagaaagagaagaaggagaagaaggacgACGGGACTGACCACCCGGATCCTGAGATTGCCGAGGCAAACAGAATTCGGGCATCCCTAGGGATGAAACCATTGAGGCCATGA